In the genome of Betaproteobacteria bacterium, the window ATGCTGACCTGCGTGTCCTTCACGCCTTGATCGAAGAGCGTGTTGCGGACGGCCTTCGCCCGCTCCTTCGCCAGCACGACGTTCTTCGCATGCTGGCCGGTTTTGTCCGCATACCCGGTGATCACGATCACCGCGTCGGGATGCGCGCCGAGATAGGCCGCGACGTTGGCGAGGGTGGCCTTCGCGTCCGCATCGAGACTTGAAGTGCCCTTCGCGAAATAGATCTTCGCCGGCAGCGGTGTCGCGGGCTGTGCTGCGCTCGATACTGCGGCTGTTCCGCCTGCGCCCGGTGTCGGCGCGACTCCACCCCCTGCTCCTGCCGTTGCGGGCGCTCCGGCGGTGCTGATCTCGGCCTCGGTCTTGGTCGCGACGATCTTCACCGGTGCTCCCGGCGAGAGGTGCACCATGCCATCGATGACCACGGTCTCGCCCGGCGACAAACCGATCGTGATGAACCAGTTGTTGCCGTGCCAGGGCCCAACTTGGACCGGGCGGATCTCCGCCTTGTTCTCCTTGTCCACGACGACCACGAAGTGCCCCTTGGCGCCCTGCAGCACCGCCTGCTGCGGTACGAGGATGGCATTCGGTCGAATCGCGCCCAGGATGCGAACGCGTACGAACTGGCCCGGACGGAGCGCCGCGCCGGGGTTCGGGACCGTGGCGCGCAACAGGAAGGTTCCGGTCTGCGAGTTGTAGTCGGCGTTGGCGAACGTGATCCGCCCGCGCTTGGGGAACACCGAACCGTCGGCGAGCACAACCTCCACTTCGAAGTCTTCGTTGGCAGGCATGCGCAAAAGACCCTGCGCCTGCTCCTGGCGGCTTTGCAGCATATCGTTTTCGGAAATGCTGAAGTTCACCCAGATGGGATCGGTCTGCGCCACATAGGTGAGCACGCTGCTCTCGCCGCTGCCGCTCAGGTACTGGCCATCCTGCACCTTGGCGAAGCTCGACAGCCCGCTCACCGGCGTGGTGATGGTCGTGTAGCCGAGGTTGAGCTGGGCCTGCTCGACGTTGGCCTTCGCGGTCTCCACGGCGGCGGATGCGGCAAGGAACTGGCCGGTGGCATCGTCGAGCTCACGCTGGCTCAATGCGTTCCGCGCAGCGAGCGGCTTTACCCGAGCGAGGTTGTCGCGCGCCACCTGCAGCCGCGCCTGCTGCTCGGCGAGCTCGCCTTTTGCCGCGTCGAGCTGTGCCTTGAACGGCTTCGGATCCTGCAGGAACATGACCTGCCCGGCCTTGACGAAACTGCCTTCGGTGTAGACGCGCTTGTCGAGGAAGCCGCTGACCCGCGCCACGATCTGCACCTGCCGCGTACTCTGGGTTTGCCCCACGAACTCGAAGCTCACCGGCGTGTCGCGCGGCGTGAGCTTGAGCACCGTCACTTCAACCGGTGGACGCTCTTCCGCTTTCTTTTCCTCCTTCTTGCAGCCTGCCGTCAGAGCGGCGGCGAGGAGCACGGCGAACCCCAGGCGGGGCCACCACTCGTGGCGCTGGCGTAGCGATGAGATCACGAAGGCCTCTTGGTTTCTTGGAAGGAGATGCAAAGAAAGTCGCGGGATTA includes:
- a CDS encoding efflux RND transporter periplasmic adaptor subunit; translation: MGFAVLLAAALTAGCKKEEKKAEERPPVEVTVLKLTPRDTPVSFEFVGQTQSTRQVQIVARVSGFLDKRVYTEGSFVKAGQVMFLQDPKPFKAQLDAAKGELAEQQARLQVARDNLARVKPLAARNALSQRELDDATGQFLAASAAVETAKANVEQAQLNLGYTTITTPVSGLSSFAKVQDGQYLSGSGESSVLTYVAQTDPIWVNFSISENDMLQSRQEQAQGLLRMPANEDFEVEVVLADGSVFPKRGRITFANADYNSQTGTFLLRATVPNPGAALRPGQFVRVRILGAIRPNAILVPQQAVLQGAKGHFVVVVDKENKAEIRPVQVGPWHGNNWFITIGLSPGETVVIDGMVHLSPGAPVKIVATKTEAEISTAGAPATAGAGGGVAPTPGAGGTAAVSSAAQPATPLPAKIYFAKGTSSLDADAKATLANVAAYLGAHPDAVIVITGYADKTGQHAKNVVLAKERAKAVRNTLFDQGVKDTQVSMKPPVDVTGGPDDREARRVELSSAPAVATAQTKK